A genome region from Brienomyrus brachyistius isolate T26 chromosome 23, BBRACH_0.4, whole genome shotgun sequence includes the following:
- the kiaa0895 gene encoding uncharacterized protein KIAA0895: MLESIKVTERLRWPELEMSKKYLLSPSEKPGSPNHMCLEKMSSGVLKNLFTTGTSSYNVFLQAEEEERRSPKHSPLRRAGAAQHTPVTLPLCAGRGDYGDKKQTRIFITASLSAVPLPTPAITVMGNTVNLSPRPYIFSRRIFPSDSPHTKFPLLAKGSGARGGENALKKICILTAVKPSNLDKEKAKFFKSNFTYNPQFEYNNPVSPVILGRYSNASDRFLTQAVRIMELALDKYGNYEKFQQATGGSLLSKGRIWNRVKKYMEKEGCMGEIVVHLSEDLLSRASMTVVNSRPTLTINMSTAREHWLEGMLRHEIGTHYYRGLNNSRQPWSSGAARRRHSLRPLNPTEEGLASIHSVLFRRDPTLWRAALLYYTVYQASRLPFAQLFHSLGRFVQEPGTRWDYCVRAKRGQTDTSQPGCFSKDQVYLDGILKILRYREKIDFPLLMALGKVSFEDVDRLKGLADMDHVRIPHFLQDQARYLGQLEKIMEVNRLTDAELRALI; the protein is encoded by the exons ATGCTTGAATCAATAAAAGTAACCG aaaggctgcgttggcctgaGCTGGAGATGTCTAAGAAATACCTCCTGAGTCCCTCAGAAAAGCCAGGCAGCCCGAATCATATGTGCCTGGAGAAAATGTCCTCCGGGGTGCTGAAGAACCTGTTCACCACCGGTACCAGTAGCTACAACGTCTTTCTGCAagctgaggaggaggagaggcgcAGCCCCAAGCACTCACCCCTCCGCAGGGCAGGGGCGGCCCAGCACACCCCCGTCACCCTCCCCCTGTGTGCTGGTCGGGGGGATTATGGGGACAAGAAGCAGACCCGTATCTTCATCACAGCATCCCTTTCCGCTGTCCCCCTGCCCACCCCAGCGATCACTGTGATGGGAAACACGGTGAATCTGTCTCCTAGGCCCTACATCTTCTCTAGGAGGATTTTCCCCTCCGACAGTCCGCACACGAAgttccccctgctggccaaagggaGCGGAGCGCGTGGCGGAGAGAACGCCCTTAAGAAGATCTGCATCCTAACCGCCGTCAAACCGTCCAATTTGGACAAGGAGAAGGCCAAGTTCTTCAAGTCCAACTTCACGTACAACCCACAGTTTGAGTACAACAATCCTGTCTCTCCTGTCATCCTGGGACGCTATAGCAACGCCTCAGACAGGTTTctgactcag gcagtgAGGATCATGGAGCTGGCCTTGGACAAGTATGGCAACTATGAGAAGTTCCAGCAGGCCACCGGGGGCAGCCTGCTGTCCAAGGGCCGCATCTGGAACCGTGTGAAGAAGTACATGGAGAAAGAGGGCTGTATGGGAGAG ATTGTGGTCCATCTCTCAGAGGACCTCCTTTCCAGAGCATCCATGACAGTGGTGAACAGTCGGCCCACGCTGACCATCAACATGTCCACGGCGCGGGAGCACTGGTTAGAAGGCATGCTGCGTCACGAGATCG GTACGCACTACTACCGAGGCCTGAACAACAGCCGGCAGCCGTGGAGTAGCGGCGCAGCCCGCAGGAGGCACTCTTTGCGGCCGCTGAACCCCACCGAGGAAGGTCTGGCCAGCATCCACAGCGTGCTGTTCCGCCGCGACCCCACGCTGTGGCGCGCAGCCCTGCTCTACTACACCGTGTACCAGGCCAGCCGGCTTCCCTTCGCCCAGCTGTTCCACAGCCTTGGCCGCTTCGTGCAGGAACCCGGCACACGCTGGGACTACTGCGTACGCGCCAAGAGGGGTCAGACAGACACCTCCCAGCCAG GCTGTTTCAGCAAGGACCAGGTCTACCTCGACGGCATTCTGAAGATCCTCAGATACAGAGAGAAGATCGACTTTCCCCTCCTGATGGCCCTAGGCAAG GTGTCCTTCGAGGATGTGGACCGGCTGAAAGGCCTGGCAGATATGGACCACGTACGCATCCCCCACTTCCTGCAGGACCAGGCTCGCTACCTGGGGCAGCTGGAGAAGATCATGGAGGTCAACCGGTTGACGGATGCGGAGCTACGTGCCCTCATCTGA
- the LOC125719015 gene encoding LOW QUALITY PROTEIN: endonuclease/exonuclease/phosphatase family domain-containing protein 1-like (The sequence of the model RefSeq protein was modified relative to this genomic sequence to represent the inferred CDS: deleted 4 bases in 2 codons) → MGGILGCHRSLPKDPMDFCQNKRKFSAACNFSHISVNQERLNINTATEEELMTLPGVNRMVARNIVEYRECIDGFKKVEDLALVSGVGATKLEVIKLEICVSNRRVRRSTRPSSLRKDHRSPGQYRHQHYTATPAQLMSIRGITEKTAKNIIVYRNVHGPFKSVDDLVKVDQMNSSLLDRIRFQVFVDRSRTQSTQHQRGTDRTSKSHSSPTSVSLQSEDLELPPGGPPQIVACGPPWSPAPALRDGKAVVRVATWNLQCCSNEKANNPGVKEVVCMTLLENDIKLLAVQDLADRDSLEKFCVELNQGTLPSVQKWGGPRGTWKCIVSDKPTRQIHKRAAFSGFLWNSAAGIELKDALILESPRANSNGKPAHPQPYLARFKIGLSELTVMNFHLGLALPGEQNGKIHADDSGSLHVTDAVRDTFRGEDLLLALGDFGQPPDSRELDPLRMEKLSALVPPTQFTNISTHNLHGSRCVDNMWATHSLKKIYTGHCWVVREGLTSPWIPDNWSWGGVASDHCPVVAEFHLDSAAKELPENGNSVAVVERSEITSRHER, encoded by the exons ATGGGGGGGATTCTGGGCTGCCACCGCTCGCTCCCCAAGGACCCGATGGATTTCTGTCAAAACAAGCGCAAGTTCAGCGCTGCGTGCAACTTCAGCCACATCTCGGTGAACCAGGAGCGGCTGAACATCAACACGGCGACAGAGGAGGAGCTGATGACCCTTCCCGGGGTGAACCGTATGGTGGCGCGGAACATCGTGGAGTACCGGGAGTGCATCGACGGCTTCAAGAAAGTGGAGGATCTGGCGCTGGTGAGCGGGGTCGGCGCGACCAAGCTGGAGGTGATTAAGCTGGAGATATGTGTCAGCAATAGACGGGTTCGTCGCAGCACTCGCCCCTCATCCCTGCGCAAAGACCACCGATCACCCGGTCAGTACCGGCATCAACATTATACTGCCACGCCGGCGCAACTCATGAGCATTCGTGGCATCACCGAGAAGACGGCCAAGAACATCATAGTCTATCGCAACGTCCACGGACCATTCAAAAGTGTCGACGATCTGGTCAAAGTCGACCAAATGAATTCATCCTTGCTGGACAGGATCAGGTTCCAGGTTTTCGTGGACCGATCCCGAACCCAATCTACCCAACACCAACGGGGGACTGACCGAACG AGCAAATCGCACTCGAGTCCGACGTCGGTGAGCCTTCAAAGCGAGGACCTCGAGCTCCCCCCGGGAGGACCTCCGCAGATCGTGGCG TGCGGCCCGCCGTGGAGCCCTGCTCCGGCCCTGCGTGACGGCAAAGCCGTGGTGCGGGTGGCCACGTGGAACCTGCAATGCTGCTCGAACGAGAAAGCCAATAATCCCGGAGTTAAGGAGGTCGTGTGCATGACACTCCTGGAAAACGA CATCAAGTTGCTAGCGGTTCAAGACCTGGCAGATCGAGACTCCCTCGAGAAG TTCTGTGTTGAGCTGAACCAGGGAACTCTGCCCAGTGTCCAGAAGTGGGGAGGTCCTCGTGGGACATGGAAATGTATCGTTTCTGACAAGCCCACCCGCCAGATCCACAAG AGGGCGGCGTTTTCTGGTTTCCTTTGGAACAGTGCTGCCGGCATCGAGCTAAAGGACGCGCTCATCCTGGAGAGCCCGAGAGCCAACAGCAACGGGAAGCCTGCCCACCCCCAGCCCTACTTAGCACGCTTCAAA ATTGGATTGTCCGAGCTCACGGTTATGAATTTCCACCTCGGCCTGGCCCTGCCAGGGGAGCAAAATGGGAAGATCCATGCGGATGACTCCGGGAGTCTTCATGTCACCGATGCTGTTCGGGATACCTtcagag GGGAGGATTTGCTGCTTGCGCTGGGCGACTTTGGCCAGCCCCCAGACAGCAGGGAACTGGACCCTCTCAGAATGGAGAAGCTGAGCGCGCTGGTACCCCCGACCCAGTTCACAAACATCAGCACACACAACCTGCACGGCTCCCGGTGTGTGGACAACATGTGGGCCACCCACTCCCTCAAGAAGATCTACACAG GGCACTGCTGGGTGGTGCGGGAGGGCCTGACCAGTCCATGGATCCCAGACAACTGGTCGTGGGGAGGGGTGGCGTCGGACCACTGTCCCGTCGTGGCGGAATTCCACTTGGACTCAGCCGCCAAAGAGCTGCCTGAGAACGGGAACAGCGTGGCAGTAGTGGAGCGAAGCGAGATCACATCCAGACACGAGCGGTGA